The window ATTGCCAACAATATCGAAATGAGAATTTTGGCAATGAAATGCTTTTTCCACCTGATCACGGTCCAAAGCAATCCCATAGCTAAGGAAAAAACCAGTAGCAGAACACAGAACGAAGTTTTTATTCCGAGCGTTGCCCATCGGACGAATCCTGTGGCCACAAGCACTGACAGCACCGCAGCAATCCAAGATGTGTGCCATTTCTTCGATTCTGCGAATGCTCTGATCTCTTTCATAGTGGGTTCCGATGATGTTTAACGTTATCTGCTCCTTTCTCACAGTCAAGGTGATAATGCGTTCGCGGGTGCTAGCCGGCGAGTGCAGAGGATGAAACTGGGGTCGCGGAAAGATACTGCACGGACTATGAGCTGAAACGCATGGTGAATTGGAACGACGAGTTGCTGGCTATGATGCCAAACAACTCGTCGGTTCGTTTCCAGTGAGGATGGTTTCCCGGTTACCTTGCGGCTGCCGGTGTTGCGGCAGCTTTCTCGATGAGAGCTGCGACGGGCGCGGGGTGCGACAGCATAGCGACGTGGCTGGAGGGGAGCGTGATGGTCTCTGCATGGATAGCTTTGGCCATGAAGCGCTCTGCATCGGGTGGGATCATGCGGTCGTTTGCGGCGACAACGTACCAGGATGGCTTTTGATGCCAGGCCGCAGTGGTGACGGTGCCGTTAAGCACTTTGGCGTTGGTTGGACCCTGGGTGGCGGTGAGATCTGCTTTTTCTGCGGGAGTGAGATCCTGAGCGAAGTCCTCGGAGATGCCCTTAGGGGTGATCTTGAGAAAGCCCTGTGCGTCTGGACGGAGTTCGGCGATGCCTGGAGGCGGTGTGCCACCCTGGCTCAATTGGTTGATGGATCCGTTGTCGTTGGGGGCGAAGGCTGCGACGTAGACCAGGCCGGATACTTTGGGGTCTGTGCCAGCTTCCGTGATGACAACGCCGCCATAGGAGTGGCCGACGAGAAGCACTGGGCCATCTTCAAGGGCGATCGCCCGTTTGACGGTTGCGACATCGTCTTCAAGTGAAGTGAGGGGGAGCTCTACGGCGACGACGTTTAGGCCTTTGGCTTCAAGTAGTGGAATGACTTTGGACCAGCTTGCGCCGTTGGCCCAGGCGCCGTGTACGAGGATTACATTGTGGACGGGGCCCGGGGACTGCGCATGTGTGGGAGTCGTTGCGGCGGGGAAGAGAAGCGCGAGAGCGGCAATGGCGGATAAGAACGGGAACTTCATGGTGGTCCTTTCAAGCTGAGAATCGTAGAATTGCGTAACTACCTACCAGTTGGTAGATTACAGATTCTGGGAAAAAATTCAACTACTGGCGGTGGTTTGTCCGTCTATTTATGGTTGTGCGGCAAGTCTGCTCAGGGCATCCTGCATTACTGCGGTATAGACCTTACTCGACCCATAGACTCGAGCGGAGATCATGGCGCCGTGCATGAGGGCGATGAAGGTTTCGGCCTCAACGGCTGGTGTCTGCTGCAGTTGAATGATGCCCTGGGAGCTGCCATCTTCCAAGGTTTTGCGCACCCACTCTTTGAGGTCGCGGAAGTAACGTTTGATTTCTACCTTGGCCTCGTCTGGAAGCGTGGGGAGTTCTGCACCAAGCAGGGCCGCGATGCAGATTGGCTCGGTTTTGTCGCGAATGCACTTCTCCCAATGCAGGACGTAGGCGCCGAGGCGTTTGAGAGGGCTGTCGACGTTGTGAGTGAGAGTGTTCAGGGCTTCGTTGAGCGTGTCGCGATGTTGCTTCAGAACGGCTGTGACTAAGATCGCTTTCGAAGCAAAGTGGTGATGGATGCTTGGCTTGCGAATCTTCACCATATCGGCGATATCTGCAAAACTGAATGCCGCGTAGCCACGTTCTGCTAGGAGAGCGTGGGCAGAGTCGAGAATTCGGTCTGCAGTATCACTCTGCATAGATGGGCGCCATTGGCATGGAGGGATGCTACCAACCAGTGGGTGAAGATGCAATTCGCAGAAAAGCGGAGGTCATGCCTCCGCTTTCCGGTTAAAGGATGCTGCTGTGTAGGGCTAGACGGCGGTGCCGGTGAAGGCGACCTCGTTTACGACTCCGGTTGTGTTGACGCTGTCTGAGATGGTGGAGAGGAGTTCGTCTGCGTTCTTCTCTTCGTCGAGGATGCCTTCGAGGACGTCGGCTGCTTCGTCGTCGCCGAGTAGCTCGGCCCAGGTGCGGAGGGTGCCGTAGACCGCGATCTCGTGGTGCTCAACCTGTTGGGCGGAGGCGATGAGGGTGATATCTCGGATGCTAAGATCGCTGGCGTCCTTGATGTTGTCTTCGGCTTCGGTGACGAGGGCAGAGATGGCCTTGCAGGTGGAGGTGCTCGCATCTCCGGTGGCGGTGCGAAGGATGCTTTCAACTTTGGCTACGTGACCCTGGGTTTCGGTGAGATGGTTGCGGAAGGCGGTTGCGAGTTGAGGGTCAGTTGATTTTTCGATCATGGTGGGAAGGGCCTTGGTGATCTTTTGCTCCATGTCGAGCGCCTTCTTGAGGTTAGCGATGTAGAGGGTGCGGAGGTCTTCGATGTTCTCTGAAAATAATTTCATTGGGAGTTCTCCTTGGGATTTTTCGCGAGATTTCTCGCCGGCGCGTATGACGCCGTTTTGCGAAATGCGTAATGTGAGAGCGGCGAACGTTCAAGCCGGGGTGCTCACGGTCGTACTCGTTCTGTTGGGTAGGATGCGGTGGAGGGGAGATGGTTGGCTGAAAGGGAGTGTGTAAAAGTGTCGATTTGACGCGGGTATGACGAGAGTCACGGGTGCTGCGAGGGTTGTTGATGCGATGTTGCGACAAGCGCCGCCGCATGTGCGCTTTGGAAGAAGATGGCGGAGGGGGTGCCACTTCCTGATGGCGGTTGCATCGTATACTTACTCGATAACGTGGTGGCAAAGGCAGGGGAGATCATGAGCGAAAACGGAAACGGCACAGCTTCGAACGGCAACGGCAGTGGGGCGCACACGCACGGCAATGACTACAAGGTGCCGACGGGGCGTGCGGAGTGGATTGTGAAGCGGAAGGCCGAGGCGGCACGGACCGGCGATACGAATATGTCGCAGATGCACTTTGCTCGCAAGGGGATGATTACCGAGGAGATGGCGTATGTCGCTCAGCGGGAGAAGATTGCGGCGGAGCTGGTGCGGAGCGAAGTGGCGAAGGGGACGATGATTATCCCTGCGAATATCAACCACGTTGAGTTGGAGCCGATGGCGATTGGGGTGGAGTCGCTGTGCAAGATCAATGCGAATATCGGGAACTCGGCGCTAGTGTCGAATGTGGATGAGGAGTTGCGAAAACTGCATACGGCGGTGCATTTTGGTGCGGATACGGTGATGGACCTGTCCACGGGGGGCGATATTCCGATGATTCGGGAGCAGATTCTGCGGCATTCACCGGTGCCGATTGGGACGGTGCCGCTGTATGAGGCGCTTAGCCGGGTGAAGCGGGTTGAGGATTTGAATATTGATCTCTACCTTGAGGTGATTGAGGAGCAGGCGCAGCAGGGAGTCGACTACTTTACGATTCATGCCGGCGTGCTGATCGAGTATGTGCCGCTGGTGGCGAAGAGAATCACCGGAATTGTCAGCCGGGGTGGTGCGATTCTGGCGCAGTGGATGACTTCGAATCATAAGCAGAACTTTTTGTATGAGAATTTTGACCGCATCACGAAGATTATGGCGAAGTACGACGTTAGCTATTCGCTCGGTGATGGGCTGCGGCCGGGTTGTCTGGCGGATGCGAGCGATGAGGCTCAGTTTGCGGAGTTGAAGACGCTGGGTGAGTTGACGCGGCAGGCGTGGAAGAGTGATGTGCAGGTGATGATCGAGGGGCCGGGGCACATTCCGATGGACCAGATCAAGCTGCAGGTGGATAAAGAGGTGGAGCTGTGCGATGGGGCTCCGTTTTATGTGCTGGGGCCGCTGGTGACCGATATCGCGCCGGGGTATGACCACATTACCAGCGCGATTGGTGCGGCGATGATCGGGTGGCATGGTGCGGCGATGCTCTGCTATGTGACTCCGAAGGAGCATCTGGGGCTGCCGAACGAGAAGGATGTGAAGGACGGGATTATCGCGTACAAGATTGCAGCTCATGCGGCGGATGTGGCGCGGCATAGGCCCGGGGCGAGGGATCGGGATGATGCGATCTCACATGCTCGGTACACGTTCGATTGGGATAAGCAGTTTGCGTTGTCGCTTGACCCGGAGACGGCTCGGGGGATGCACGATGAGACGCTGCCGGATGACTACTACAAGGAAGCGGCGTTTTGCAGTATGTGCGGGCCGAAGTTCTGCAGCATG is drawn from Edaphobacter lichenicola and contains these coding sequences:
- a CDS encoding alpha/beta fold hydrolase gives rise to the protein MKFPFLSAIAALALLFPAATTPTHAQSPGPVHNVILVHGAWANGASWSKVIPLLEAKGLNVVAVELPLTSLEDDVATVKRAIALEDGPVLLVGHSYGGVVITEAGTDPKVSGLVYVAAFAPNDNGSINQLSQGGTPPPGIAELRPDAQGFLKITPKGISEDFAQDLTPAEKADLTATQGPTNAKVLNGTVTTAAWHQKPSWYVVAANDRMIPPDAERFMAKAIHAETITLPSSHVAMLSHPAPVAALIEKAAATPAAAR
- a CDS encoding TetR/AcrR family transcriptional regulator gives rise to the protein MQSDTADRILDSAHALLAERGYAAFSFADIADMVKIRKPSIHHHFASKAILVTAVLKQHRDTLNEALNTLTHNVDSPLKRLGAYVLHWEKCIRDKTEPICIAALLGAELPTLPDEAKVEIKRYFRDLKEWVRKTLEDGSSQGIIQLQQTPAVEAETFIALMHGAMISARVYGSSKVYTAVMQDALSRLAAQP
- a CDS encoding YciE/YciF ferroxidase family protein, which produces MKLFSENIEDLRTLYIANLKKALDMEQKITKALPTMIEKSTDPQLATAFRNHLTETQGHVAKVESILRTATGDASTSTCKAISALVTEAEDNIKDASDLSIRDITLIASAQQVEHHEIAVYGTLRTWAELLGDDEAADVLEGILDEEKNADELLSTISDSVNTTGVVNEVAFTGTAV
- the thiC gene encoding phosphomethylpyrimidine synthase ThiC; its protein translation is MSENGNGTASNGNGSGAHTHGNDYKVPTGRAEWIVKRKAEAARTGDTNMSQMHFARKGMITEEMAYVAQREKIAAELVRSEVAKGTMIIPANINHVELEPMAIGVESLCKINANIGNSALVSNVDEELRKLHTAVHFGADTVMDLSTGGDIPMIREQILRHSPVPIGTVPLYEALSRVKRVEDLNIDLYLEVIEEQAQQGVDYFTIHAGVLIEYVPLVAKRITGIVSRGGAILAQWMTSNHKQNFLYENFDRITKIMAKYDVSYSLGDGLRPGCLADASDEAQFAELKTLGELTRQAWKSDVQVMIEGPGHIPMDQIKLQVDKEVELCDGAPFYVLGPLVTDIAPGYDHITSAIGAAMIGWHGAAMLCYVTPKEHLGLPNEKDVKDGIIAYKIAAHAADVARHRPGARDRDDAISHARYTFDWDKQFALSLDPETARGMHDETLPDDYYKEAAFCSMCGPKFCSMNWSSKVDEFNAKEHGLHKQDLTQIVTEQMALRG